One genomic segment of Methanothermobacter wolfeii includes these proteins:
- a CDS encoding GAF domain-containing protein, producing MENLSETEKLIISYLRSNPPEECMLDKITRGINRSRATVLKYLHILQARGLVNYRSVGRSKLWMLSDDADVRAAETPDETSRDSEIIKNASKLHRTILELLELERTVDDPDKLVFTVNTFLDIIVANEPFRRMFPGTGNLEDIMDRESLLIFKEKMKSAGTVQADLRGRDGIRRSYSLSINPVNDFWVIIARDPASSSFSKGELEVLLTITRLRSSAGSLEEFLLSIREELSGLLSLSELALVGRDASGLEVIHQHPETINIGEVDYFIYRSMETLETVSWQTETGEIMLSVPLIVEERATGALIIGTSDDSVSSQILEIIEMVADEISEYLSMEKLKREKEEFIRTLIAMNRVSEIINSGEKEDRMLEGSIEAVIETLGFEMGCIYLMDEGRELEMRAQKNLPETLSKMCMAGVFRDLFSRSVEKEKIIYITSESPEYRLLHESIRKNNIRTLLMLPIKFSGEIIGILNLASYDVKPYNRISLENLSSIGLQLGSALAGAGI from the coding sequence ATGGAAAACCTTTCTGAAACAGAGAAACTGATAATCTCATACCTCAGGTCAAACCCTCCAGAGGAGTGCATGCTGGACAAGATAACCAGGGGTATAAACAGGAGCCGGGCAACGGTACTTAAATACCTCCACATACTCCAGGCCAGGGGCCTTGTTAATTACAGGTCCGTCGGCAGGAGCAAGCTATGGATGCTCTCAGACGACGCCGATGTAAGGGCCGCAGAAACTCCTGATGAAACATCCAGGGACTCAGAGATCATCAAGAACGCATCAAAACTCCACAGGACAATCCTGGAACTTCTTGAACTTGAGAGAACAGTTGACGACCCCGACAAACTTGTTTTCACAGTCAACACATTCCTTGACATCATCGTTGCCAATGAACCCTTCAGAAGAATGTTCCCTGGAACCGGGAACCTTGAGGATATCATGGACAGAGAGAGCCTCCTGATTTTTAAGGAGAAAATGAAATCAGCAGGGACAGTACAGGCGGACCTCAGGGGCAGGGATGGTATAAGAAGAAGCTACAGCCTTTCAATAAACCCTGTCAATGACTTCTGGGTGATAATTGCAAGGGACCCTGCAAGTTCCTCCTTCTCAAAGGGCGAACTCGAGGTTCTTCTTACCATCACAAGGTTAAGATCCTCAGCCGGAAGCCTTGAAGAATTCCTCCTCTCCATCAGGGAAGAACTTTCAGGACTCCTATCCCTCAGTGAACTTGCACTTGTAGGAAGGGATGCATCGGGCCTTGAAGTCATCCACCAACACCCAGAGACAATTAATATTGGCGAGGTGGACTACTTCATTTACAGGAGCATGGAAACCCTCGAGACGGTCTCCTGGCAGACCGAAACCGGTGAAATAATGCTTTCAGTCCCCCTGATAGTCGAGGAGAGGGCCACAGGGGCACTTATCATAGGGACATCTGATGATTCGGTATCCTCACAGATCCTTGAAATCATCGAGATGGTTGCCGATGAAATCTCAGAGTACCTCTCAATGGAGAAACTGAAAAGGGAGAAGGAAGAGTTCATAAGGACCCTTATAGCAATGAACAGGGTTTCAGAGATTATAAACAGCGGTGAAAAGGAGGATAGGATGCTTGAAGGATCAATCGAAGCTGTTATAGAAACCCTTGGATTTGAGATGGGCTGCATCTACCTGATGGATGAGGGAAGGGAACTTGAGATGAGGGCCCAGAAGAACCTCCCGGAAACACTGAGTAAAATGTGCATGGCAGGTGTTTTCAGGGACCTCTTCAGCAGGTCGGTTGAGAAGGAGAAGATAATATACATAACCTCTGAATCACCGGAATACAGACTGCTCCATGAATCCATACGTAAAAATAATATAAGAACGCTCCTAATGCTTCCCATCAAATTCTCAGGGGAGATAATAGGGATTCTGAACCTTGCAAGTTACGATGTAAAACCCTACAACAGGATAAGCCTTGAGAACCTCTCATCGATAGGTCTTCAGCTCGGAAGCGCCCTTGCAGGGGCAGGAATCTGA